One genomic segment of Mesoterricola silvestris includes these proteins:
- a CDS encoding arginine deiminase produces the protein MPAIELSIFSEIGRLRQVVVHKPGPEVDMMVPDMMEQLLFDDILYGDLARAEHEVFRKVLARVADEVLDIQDLFVESMESEGVKLAFIEDFRRLVDMPDESANLLRDMAPADVARAVITGIPWDDTLDHTHWQKRFDYTVRPIPNLLFMRDPAAVVGRGYNINFMATWAREREPLILSYVFRHHPRLRHLQESDRLFDQLTPLLKGQIRMPQSLEGGDTLVLSDKVLAVGCSERTSADAIHMLAENLRRQDLSFDTLLMVLMPKVRSAMHLDTIFTRVSESECLIYPPFFTDQSRELLNVVKFDLRHPTLHTSVEANLLRALRGAGIDLEPIRCGGDNYIMQQREQWTDGANAFCLAPGVIVMYSRNHATADELAKAGYRILMARDLIADPSIDLLDGGKWAVMLESAELSRARGGPRCMTMPLARS, from the coding sequence ATGCCCGCAATAGAGCTATCGATATTTTCCGAAATCGGCCGCCTGCGCCAGGTGGTCGTGCACAAGCCGGGCCCCGAAGTGGACATGATGGTCCCGGACATGATGGAACAGCTGTTGTTCGATGACATCCTCTACGGGGACCTGGCCCGGGCCGAGCATGAGGTCTTCCGGAAGGTCCTGGCCCGGGTCGCCGACGAGGTGCTGGACATCCAGGATCTCTTCGTGGAGTCCATGGAATCCGAAGGGGTGAAGCTGGCCTTCATCGAGGACTTCCGCCGCCTGGTGGACATGCCCGACGAATCGGCCAACCTGCTGCGGGACATGGCCCCCGCGGACGTGGCGCGGGCCGTGATCACCGGCATCCCCTGGGACGACACCCTCGACCACACGCACTGGCAGAAGCGCTTCGACTACACGGTCCGCCCCATCCCGAACCTGCTGTTCATGCGGGACCCCGCGGCGGTGGTGGGCCGGGGGTACAACATCAACTTCATGGCCACCTGGGCCCGGGAGCGGGAGCCGCTGATCCTCAGCTACGTCTTCCGCCACCACCCGCGCCTGCGGCACCTCCAGGAATCGGACCGCCTCTTCGACCAGCTCACCCCGCTGCTCAAGGGCCAGATCCGCATGCCCCAGAGCCTGGAGGGCGGCGACACCCTGGTGCTCTCCGACAAGGTCCTGGCCGTGGGCTGCTCCGAGCGCACCTCCGCGGACGCCATCCACATGCTTGCCGAGAACCTGCGCCGGCAGGATCTCTCCTTCGACACCCTGCTCATGGTGCTCATGCCCAAGGTGCGCAGCGCCATGCACCTGGACACCATCTTCACCCGGGTGAGCGAGAGCGAGTGCCTGATCTATCCGCCCTTCTTCACGGACCAGAGCCGCGAGCTGCTCAACGTCGTGAAGTTCGACCTGCGCCATCCGACCCTGCACACGTCGGTGGAGGCCAACCTGCTCCGGGCCCTCAGGGGCGCGGGCATCGACCTGGAGCCCATCCGCTGCGGCGGGGACAACTACATCATGCAGCAGCGGGAGCAGTGGACCGACGGCGCCAACGCCTTCTGTCTCGCCCCCGGGGTGATCGTCATGTACAGCCGCAACCACGCCACCGCGGACGAACTCGCCAAGGCCGGGTACCGGATCCTCATGGCCCGGGACCTCATCGCGGATCCCTCCATCGATCTCCTGGACGGGGGCAAGTGGGCGGTGATGCTCGAAAGCGCGGAACTGAGCCGCGCCCGGGGCGGCCCGCGGTGCATGACCATGCCCCTGGCCAGAAGCTGA
- a CDS encoding DUF748 domain-containing protein — protein MNTSNLLRRVLGRRWVQVLGLLVVLYAAAGFLLAPALIRAQLPKRLGPLLHREVTAARVRVNPFALSVTLDGFLVKDKDGSALLGWDRLYVNLGAESLFRLAPVFQEIRLEGFHAHVALDRDGNPTFQDLLAPSPEPAKPAGPLPDLRIHKLTVVRAQVVFADRSTTPAFTTTLGPLSLDLDAFRLKPDSNNPYAFTGRTERGETFGWRGHFFVGPLRSQGSFFVGGLNLPKYAPYYRDQMGVDVLSGSLDLKAEYELLWGEGRHALRLHRGEAGLDRLSLGEAGVPGSAVDLAEVRLRGLEADLLESKVHVASLAVRNGSLKVERNAAGAINLMRMATPRVPPKPKKAEPFTFDLDELRVENQAIAFRDLVPRRPVNLALDQLNLTVRNFSMDPEKRCDVDLGLRWNGRGRILATGSAAPLKSAGSLELKVDDLDLAPLDGYAAPEATLVAGRLGLAGHADFDVPASRHAFRGQAHVDGFKATAGNADVAWDALRVAGIRATSSPMALSTGAVDWERPAFRFVRTAEPAPAPPAGKAAQAPAAPVKAEIGAFRFKGGSFTFLDRTLQPVVALSLDHVDGQVGRLSSDPGSRASMELKALVDGAAPLTAKGTVNLLSQAAYTDLTLVMGGMDLSPLGPYAGRYVGYGIEKGKLQLDLKYLVQDRKLEGENRIRMDQFTLGEAVDSPEAMHVPVKLGLALLRDRHGLIDLDVPVRGDLASPDFRLGRVIWRAIINVFAKIATSPFALIGKAFGGGDADLSLLAFAPGADAVDPQGAKVLETLEKGLFERPGLRLEMEGTASEGDVPALKLAELEASLARLKGQPLAPGERPKFLRAAYLQAFPPPKDPKEAKAAPEPAAGDMEARLLARIDVDAAALRLLARRRVQGARDRLLASGRVPEDRVFIVDGGERARKEGGSRVYFQLK, from the coding sequence ATGAATACATCAAATCTCCTCCGACGCGTCCTGGGGCGCCGCTGGGTGCAGGTCCTCGGCCTCCTGGTCGTTCTCTATGCCGCGGCCGGGTTCCTCCTGGCGCCGGCCCTCATCCGGGCGCAACTGCCCAAGCGGCTGGGGCCCCTCCTCCACCGGGAGGTCACGGCGGCCCGGGTGCGCGTGAACCCCTTCGCCCTTTCCGTCACCCTGGACGGGTTCCTGGTGAAGGACAAGGACGGCTCCGCCCTGCTGGGCTGGGACCGCCTCTACGTGAACCTGGGCGCCGAGTCCCTGTTCCGCCTGGCCCCGGTGTTCCAGGAGATCCGCCTGGAGGGCTTCCATGCCCACGTGGCGCTGGACCGGGACGGCAACCCCACCTTCCAGGATCTGCTGGCGCCCTCCCCGGAACCCGCGAAACCCGCCGGGCCCCTCCCGGACCTGCGCATCCACAAGCTCACCGTGGTGCGCGCCCAGGTGGTCTTCGCGGACCGGTCCACCACGCCCGCCTTCACCACCACCCTGGGCCCCCTGAGCCTGGACCTGGACGCCTTCCGCCTGAAGCCCGACAGCAACAACCCCTACGCCTTCACGGGGCGCACGGAGCGGGGCGAGACCTTCGGGTGGCGGGGGCATTTCTTCGTGGGGCCCCTGCGCAGCCAGGGCAGCTTCTTCGTCGGGGGCCTGAACCTGCCCAAGTACGCCCCCTACTACCGCGACCAGATGGGCGTGGATGTCCTCTCCGGCTCCCTGGACCTCAAGGCCGAGTACGAGCTGCTCTGGGGGGAGGGAAGGCACGCCCTGCGTCTCCACCGGGGCGAGGCGGGCCTGGACCGGCTCTCCCTCGGCGAGGCGGGGGTTCCCGGCTCCGCGGTGGACCTGGCCGAGGTGCGGCTCCGGGGCCTGGAGGCCGATCTGCTGGAATCCAAGGTCCACGTGGCCTCCCTCGCCGTGCGCAACGGCAGCCTCAAGGTGGAGCGCAACGCCGCCGGCGCCATCAACCTCATGCGCATGGCCACCCCCCGGGTGCCCCCCAAGCCGAAGAAGGCGGAACCCTTCACCTTCGACCTGGACGAGCTCCGCGTGGAGAACCAGGCCATCGCCTTCCGGGACCTGGTGCCCAGACGCCCCGTGAACCTGGCCCTGGACCAGCTGAACCTCACCGTGCGGAACTTCAGCATGGATCCGGAAAAGCGCTGCGACGTGGACCTGGGCCTGCGCTGGAACGGCAGGGGCCGCATCCTCGCCACGGGGAGCGCCGCGCCGCTGAAGTCGGCCGGATCCCTGGAGCTCAAGGTGGACGACCTGGACCTGGCGCCCCTGGACGGCTACGCGGCGCCCGAGGCCACCCTCGTCGCCGGGCGCCTGGGGCTCGCCGGCCACGCGGATTTCGATGTGCCCGCGTCCCGGCACGCCTTCCGGGGCCAGGCCCACGTGGACGGCTTCAAGGCCACGGCGGGCAACGCCGACGTGGCCTGGGACGCCCTGCGGGTGGCCGGCATCCGGGCCACCTCCAGCCCCATGGCCCTGTCCACCGGCGCCGTGGACTGGGAACGGCCCGCCTTCAGGTTCGTGCGCACCGCCGAGCCGGCCCCGGCGCCCCCCGCCGGAAAGGCCGCACAAGCGCCCGCGGCCCCCGTGAAGGCGGAGATCGGGGCCTTCCGTTTCAAGGGGGGCTCCTTCACGTTCCTGGACCGGACCCTCCAGCCGGTGGTGGCCCTCTCCCTGGACCACGTCGACGGCCAGGTGGGGCGGCTCTCCTCGGACCCCGGGTCCCGGGCGTCCATGGAGCTCAAGGCCCTGGTGGACGGCGCGGCGCCCCTCACCGCCAAGGGCACGGTGAACCTCCTCTCCCAGGCCGCCTACACGGACCTGACCCTGGTCATGGGCGGCATGGACCTGTCGCCCCTGGGGCCCTACGCGGGCCGCTACGTGGGCTACGGCATCGAGAAGGGGAAGCTGCAGCTGGACCTGAAGTACCTGGTCCAGGACCGCAAGCTCGAAGGCGAGAACCGCATCCGCATGGACCAGTTCACCCTGGGGGAGGCGGTGGACAGCCCCGAGGCCATGCACGTCCCCGTGAAGCTGGGCCTGGCCCTGCTGCGGGACCGGCACGGCCTCATCGACCTGGACGTGCCCGTGCGCGGGGACCTGGCCTCCCCGGACTTCAGGCTGGGGCGCGTCATCTGGAGGGCCATCATCAACGTCTTCGCCAAGATCGCCACCTCGCCCTTCGCCCTCATCGGCAAGGCCTTCGGGGGCGGCGACGCGGACCTCAGCCTCCTGGCCTTCGCGCCCGGGGCCGACGCCGTGGATCCCCAGGGCGCCAAGGTCCTGGAGACCCTCGAGAAGGGGCTCTTCGAGCGCCCCGGCCTGCGCCTGGAGATGGAGGGCACCGCCTCCGAAGGCGACGTGCCCGCCCTCAAGCTCGCGGAGCTGGAGGCCTCTTTGGCGCGCCTCAAGGGCCAGCCCCTGGCCCCCGGGGAACGTCCGAAATTCCTGCGCGCCGCCTACCTCCAGGCCTTCCCCCCGCCCAAGGATCCCAAGGAGGCCAAGGCCGCCCCGGAACCCGCCGCCGGGGACATGGAGGCGCGGCTCCTGGCCCGCATCGACGTGGACGCCGCCGCCCTCCGGCTCCTTGCGCGCCGCCGGGTGCAGGGCGCCCGGGACCGCCTCCTGGCTTCGGGCCGGGTTCCCGAAGACCGGGTTTTCATCGTGGACGGTGGGGAAAGAGCGCGGAAAGAGGGCGGAAGCCGGGTATATTTCCAGTTGAAGTGA
- a CDS encoding helix-turn-helix domain-containing protein has protein sequence MLTSDFRFLTPAEVTAEMGRRIRAYRLQCNLDQRAVAERAGISRRTLQGLEKGAGSTVETLARVLKALDRVQSLEAFLPEPSVSPIALLEGPRERQRAFRRKEDRR, from the coding sequence ATGCTCACTTCTGACTTTCGGTTCCTGACACCCGCGGAGGTGACGGCGGAGATGGGACGGCGGATTCGAGCCTACCGCCTCCAATGCAACCTGGATCAGCGGGCCGTGGCCGAGCGCGCGGGGATCTCAAGGCGGACCCTCCAGGGCCTGGAGAAGGGGGCGGGGTCCACGGTGGAGACGTTGGCGCGGGTCCTGAAGGCCCTGGACAGGGTCCAGTCCCTGGAGGCGTTCCTGCCGGAACCGTCCGTCAGCCCCATCGCGCTTCTGGAGGGCCCAAGGGAGCGCCAGCGGGCCTTTCGCAGGAAGGAGGACCGCCGATGA
- a CDS encoding type II toxin-antitoxin system HipA family toxin has translation MTPPAIQVRIWGKNVGAVAFDPQANAYAFEYYPGWVKGGVELAPLQMPLRGRRRFTFPELARPTYQGLPGMLADALPDRFGNALIDAWMARKGIRKDQVTALDRLAYMGRRGAGALEFRPALGSVSDAKTPLRMARLVEEARRAVQGSIEGDRAAGLALAEIIRVGTSAGGARAKAVIAWNPATQELRSGQFEVPEGFQHWLLKFDGLTGGGEFGDPAGHGRVEYAYHLMARAAGIEMADCRLLEEHGRAHFMTRRFDREAGGKVHLQSLCALAHLDFNQVGVHAYGQAFMTLKALSLAPESTDELFRRMAFNVMARNCDDHPKNVAFILRPGGTWRLAPAYDLTFSYRPGSTWVSQQFMSVNGRFQGITRQDFLTEADRFSVRNPAGILAEVSAALDAFPEWAAKAELAPDKAEGVARQFLRL, from the coding sequence ATGACGCCCCCTGCCATCCAGGTGCGCATCTGGGGGAAGAACGTCGGGGCCGTGGCCTTCGACCCCCAGGCGAACGCCTACGCGTTCGAGTACTACCCCGGGTGGGTGAAGGGCGGCGTCGAGCTGGCCCCGCTCCAGATGCCCCTGCGGGGCCGCCGGCGGTTCACCTTCCCGGAACTTGCGCGTCCGACCTACCAGGGCCTTCCCGGCATGCTCGCGGACGCCCTTCCCGACCGGTTCGGCAACGCCCTCATCGACGCCTGGATGGCCCGGAAGGGCATCCGGAAGGACCAGGTGACGGCCCTGGACCGTCTGGCCTACATGGGACGGAGAGGGGCGGGGGCCCTGGAGTTCCGCCCCGCCCTGGGAAGCGTCTCCGACGCCAAGACCCCCCTCCGGATGGCCCGTTTGGTGGAGGAAGCCCGGAGAGCGGTCCAGGGGAGCATCGAAGGTGACCGGGCCGCGGGCTTGGCCTTGGCGGAGATCATCCGGGTGGGCACGTCGGCGGGCGGGGCCCGGGCCAAGGCGGTGATCGCCTGGAATCCGGCCACCCAGGAACTCCGGAGCGGCCAGTTCGAGGTCCCTGAAGGCTTCCAGCACTGGCTCCTGAAGTTCGACGGTCTCACCGGGGGCGGGGAATTCGGGGACCCCGCCGGACACGGCCGCGTCGAGTACGCCTATCACCTCATGGCCCGGGCCGCCGGCATCGAGATGGCCGATTGCCGCCTTCTTGAGGAACACGGCCGGGCCCATTTCATGACCCGGCGCTTCGACCGGGAGGCGGGGGGGAAGGTGCACCTGCAGAGCCTGTGCGCCCTGGCGCACCTTGATTTCAACCAGGTGGGGGTCCATGCCTATGGCCAGGCCTTCATGACCCTCAAGGCCCTCTCCCTGGCACCGGAATCCACCGACGAGCTCTTCCGGCGGATGGCCTTCAACGTGATGGCCCGGAACTGCGACGACCATCCCAAGAACGTCGCCTTCATTCTCCGGCCGGGTGGCACTTGGCGGCTTGCCCCGGCCTACGACCTGACCTTTTCCTACCGGCCCGGGAGCACGTGGGTCTCCCAGCAGTTCATGAGCGTGAACGGCCGGTTCCAGGGCATCACCCGCCAGGACTTTCTGACGGAGGCGGACCGGTTCTCCGTGAGGAACCCGGCCGGGATCCTCGCAGAGGTGTCGGCGGCCCTGGATGCATTCCCCGAGTGGGCCGCCAAGGCGGAGCTGGCACCGGACAAGGCTGAGGGGGTGGCAAGGCAGTTCCTCCGCCTGTAG
- a CDS encoding peroxiredoxin, giving the protein MAAFVTQPAPDFKATALVNGEFKEVTLSQYKGKKVVLFFYPLDFTFVCPTEILAFSDAVKEFEARGTQVLGVSVDSHFSHWAWANTEVKNGGIKGVSFPLVSDLSKSIAADYNVLLPGGIALRGLFLVDEAGILRHITVNDLPLGRNVEEVLRVVDALDFHTQHGEVCPANWKKGDKAMKPTQEGLREYAANH; this is encoded by the coding sequence ATGGCTGCTTTCGTCACTCAACCCGCCCCCGACTTCAAGGCCACCGCCCTCGTGAACGGCGAGTTCAAGGAGGTCACCCTCAGCCAGTACAAGGGCAAGAAGGTCGTCCTCTTCTTCTACCCCCTGGACTTCACCTTCGTATGCCCCACGGAGATCCTGGCCTTCTCCGACGCCGTGAAGGAATTCGAGGCCCGCGGCACCCAGGTGCTGGGCGTGAGCGTCGACTCCCACTTCAGCCACTGGGCCTGGGCGAACACCGAGGTCAAGAACGGCGGCATCAAGGGCGTGAGCTTCCCCCTGGTCTCCGACCTCTCCAAGTCCATCGCCGCCGACTACAACGTGCTCCTGCCCGGCGGCATCGCCCTGCGCGGCCTCTTCCTCGTGGACGAGGCGGGCATCCTCCGCCACATCACCGTCAACGACCTGCCCCTGGGCCGCAACGTCGAGGAGGTGCTCCGCGTCGTGGACGCGCTGGATTTCCACACCCAGCACGGCGAAGTCTGCCCGGCCAACTGGAAGAAGGGGGACAAGGCCATGAAGCCGACGCAGGAAGGGCTGCGGGAGTACGCGGCCAACCACTAG
- a CDS encoding cyclic 2,3-diphosphoglycerate synthase, translating to MSTPRRVVILGAAGRDFHNFNTVYRDNPDFKVVAFTATQIPGIDERIYPAVLAGKLYPAGIPIVPEQELEQIVKREKPDVAVFSYSDVTHEYIGHMASRCIAQGLDFELLGADKTMIKSKVPVIAITAVRTGAGKSQTTRYISNILKGLGKRVVAIRHPMPYGDLAKQACQRFGTYADLDLHECTIEEREEYEPHIDNGFVVYAGVDYEQIIRSAEKEADVILWDGGNNDLPFYASDLHIVIADPLRAGHESIYHPGEANFRMAHVIVINKCDSAKEEDIKAIEAAAARLNPKAVVIRANSPVTCEHPEKVKGKKALVIEDGPTLTHGSMSYGAGVVAAKAVGVGTLVDPTPYAVKSIAATYAKYPNAKGILPAMGYGAQQVADLERTIEATPCDVVISATPIDITRVLKVSKPMVRVAYELAEVKPGQLAQQVKAAVDAAVTTR from the coding sequence ATGTCCACCCCGCGTCGTGTCGTCATCCTGGGAGCCGCCGGCCGCGACTTCCACAACTTCAACACCGTGTACCGCGACAACCCCGACTTCAAGGTCGTCGCGTTCACCGCCACCCAGATCCCCGGGATCGACGAAAGGATCTACCCCGCCGTCCTGGCCGGGAAGCTCTACCCCGCCGGCATCCCCATCGTCCCCGAGCAGGAGCTGGAGCAGATCGTCAAGCGGGAGAAGCCCGACGTGGCCGTGTTCTCCTACTCCGACGTCACCCACGAGTACATCGGCCACATGGCCAGCCGCTGCATCGCGCAGGGCCTGGACTTCGAGCTGCTGGGCGCCGACAAGACCATGATCAAGTCCAAGGTCCCCGTCATCGCCATCACCGCCGTGCGCACCGGCGCCGGCAAGAGCCAGACCACCCGCTACATCTCCAATATCCTCAAGGGCCTCGGCAAGCGCGTGGTGGCCATCCGCCACCCCATGCCCTACGGCGACCTGGCCAAGCAGGCCTGCCAGCGCTTCGGCACCTACGCCGACCTGGACCTCCACGAGTGCACCATCGAGGAGCGGGAGGAATACGAGCCGCACATCGATAACGGCTTCGTGGTGTACGCGGGCGTCGACTACGAGCAGATCATCCGCAGCGCCGAAAAGGAAGCGGACGTGATCCTGTGGGACGGCGGCAACAACGACCTGCCCTTCTACGCCTCCGACCTGCACATCGTCATCGCCGACCCCCTGCGCGCCGGCCACGAGTCCATCTACCACCCCGGCGAGGCCAATTTCCGCATGGCCCACGTCATCGTCATCAACAAGTGCGATTCCGCCAAGGAAGAGGACATCAAGGCCATCGAGGCCGCCGCGGCCCGCCTCAATCCCAAGGCCGTGGTCATCCGCGCCAACTCCCCCGTCACCTGCGAGCACCCCGAGAAGGTCAAGGGGAAGAAGGCCCTGGTCATCGAGGACGGCCCGACCCTCACCCACGGCTCCATGAGCTACGGCGCCGGCGTCGTCGCCGCCAAGGCCGTGGGCGTGGGCACCCTCGTGGACCCCACCCCCTACGCCGTGAAGTCCATCGCCGCCACCTACGCCAAGTATCCCAACGCCAAGGGCATCCTCCCCGCCATGGGCTACGGCGCCCAGCAGGTGGCCGACCTCGAGCGCACCATCGAAGCCACCCCCTGCGACGTGGTCATCTCCGCCACGCCCATCGACATCACCCGCGTCCTGAAGGTCTCCAAGCCCATGGTCCGCGTGGCCTATGAGCTGGCCGAAGTGAAGCCCGGCCAGCTGGCCCAGCAGGTCAAGGCCGCCGTGGATGCCGCGGTGACCACCCGCTAG